In a single window of the Xylanimonas protaetiae genome:
- a CDS encoding permease prefix domain 1-containing protein, with translation MSEQFSIDARAGLESQIDQWRAWVLRRKAITPDDAEELEDNLRGQVADLRAGGLDDDEAFLVAVKRMGNLDDVSREFAREHSERLWKQLVLVPDAPEEGGRWRDLGVLVALAVGAGIVVKVLLGLHDDAVLGLNAALAVLPFLAAYFAWSRRLPARVAGVLVAVAAAVGLAVNLYPLATETGGTGMTFTLAATHLPVLLWLLLGVAYTGGAWRDHARRMDFVRFTGELLIYFALISLGGGLLVGLTFATFGIVDIEIEPFVESWLMPFAVPGAFLVAAWLVEAKKNVVENMAPVLTRVFTPLTLVLLVAAFFALLTGGPLTAVDRNLLILMDAILLLVLALLLYSISARDPLAPGKPFDWLQLALVVAAFAVNVVALTAMVSRIADAGWTANKTAALGLNVVLFVHLVGTGWLLWQFLRRRGTFDAVERWQTRYLPVYAAWAAVVVLAFPPLFSFA, from the coding sequence ATGAGCGAGCAGTTCTCGATCGACGCCCGCGCCGGCCTCGAGTCGCAGATCGACCAGTGGCGCGCCTGGGTGCTGCGGCGCAAGGCCATCACGCCCGACGACGCCGAGGAGCTCGAGGACAACCTCCGCGGCCAGGTCGCCGACCTGCGCGCCGGCGGCCTCGACGACGACGAGGCGTTCCTCGTCGCGGTCAAGCGCATGGGCAACCTCGACGACGTCTCGCGCGAGTTCGCCCGCGAGCACTCCGAGCGGCTGTGGAAGCAGCTCGTGCTCGTGCCGGACGCCCCCGAGGAGGGCGGCCGCTGGCGCGACCTCGGCGTGCTCGTCGCGCTCGCCGTCGGCGCGGGCATCGTCGTCAAGGTGCTGCTGGGCCTGCACGACGACGCCGTGCTCGGGCTCAACGCGGCGCTCGCGGTGCTGCCGTTCCTCGCCGCGTACTTCGCCTGGTCGCGCCGCCTGCCGGCCCGCGTCGCGGGGGTGCTCGTCGCGGTCGCCGCGGCGGTCGGGCTGGCCGTGAACCTCTACCCGCTCGCGACCGAGACCGGCGGCACGGGGATGACCTTCACCCTCGCCGCCACCCACCTGCCCGTGCTGCTGTGGCTGCTGCTCGGCGTCGCGTACACCGGGGGAGCGTGGCGCGACCACGCCCGCCGCATGGACTTCGTCCGGTTCACCGGCGAGCTCCTCATCTACTTTGCGCTCATCTCGCTCGGCGGCGGGCTGCTCGTGGGCCTGACGTTCGCCACGTTCGGCATCGTCGACATCGAGATCGAGCCGTTCGTCGAGAGCTGGCTCATGCCCTTCGCCGTGCCCGGCGCGTTCCTCGTGGCGGCCTGGCTCGTCGAGGCCAAGAAGAACGTGGTCGAGAACATGGCGCCCGTGCTCACGCGGGTCTTCACACCGCTGACGCTCGTGCTGCTGGTCGCCGCGTTCTTCGCGCTCCTCACCGGTGGGCCCCTCACGGCCGTCGACCGCAACCTGCTCATCCTCATGGACGCGATCCTGCTGCTGGTGCTCGCGCTGCTGCTCTACTCGATCAGCGCGCGCGACCCGCTCGCGCCCGGCAAGCCGTTCGACTGGCTCCAGCTCGCGCTCGTGGTGGCCGCGTTCGCGGTCAACGTCGTCGCGCTCACCGCGATGGTCAGCCGTATCGCCGACGCCGGCTGGACGGCCAACAAGACGGCCGCGCTCGGCCTCAACGTCGTGCTGTTCGTGCACCTCGTGGGCACCGGCTGGCTGCTGTGGCAGTTCCTGCGGCGCCGCGGCACGTTCGACGCCGTCGAACGCTGGCAGACCCGCTACCTGCCGGTCTACGCCGCGTGGGCGGCCGTCGTGGTGCTCGCGTTCCCGCCGCTGTTCTCGTTCGCGTGA
- a CDS encoding PadR family transcriptional regulator, giving the protein MHIDKDLVAASATPLVLGILADGDLHGYAILKRVGELSGGRMQWTDGMLYPLLHRLERNGWVSAEWGVSDAGRKRKHYALTSAGREALGERQAQWDVVADALKQVWNALQAPTATEAWA; this is encoded by the coding sequence GTGCACATCGACAAGGACCTGGTCGCGGCCTCCGCGACCCCGCTGGTCCTCGGCATCCTCGCCGACGGCGACCTCCACGGGTACGCCATCCTCAAGCGGGTCGGCGAGCTGTCCGGGGGCCGCATGCAGTGGACGGACGGCATGCTCTACCCGCTGCTGCACCGCCTGGAGCGCAACGGATGGGTCTCGGCCGAGTGGGGCGTCTCGGACGCGGGCCGCAAGCGCAAGCACTACGCGCTGACGTCCGCCGGCCGCGAGGCCCTGGGCGAGCGGCAGGCGCAGTGGGACGTCGTCGCCGACGCGCTCAAGCAGGTGTGGAACGCCCTCCAGGCGCCCACGGCGACGGAGGCATGGGCATGA
- a CDS encoding SURF1 family protein, translating to MTAPARTRRQWVTLGLGAVVLAALCVAAAFWQWHRYTARETQIHLAEQNYGADPVAVGEVLPGPGAVLAEDDLWRPVTLTGTYRVEDTVLLRNRPVASAPGFHVLVPFEDRSGIVVVVDRGFVPDGEDSARPDSVPAPPAGEVTVTVTLRADEPDATRGAPAQQVQAISTAQVLAAGPSGAAWAQGRTVGAYGQLRSEDPAPERALGALPLPDLDPGSHLSYTVQWAVFATGALGGYVLLWRRETRGSAPTAGDLLVAAGQSDRAPRDLRRRPPTDEELEDALVGED from the coding sequence GTGACCGCTCCTGCCCGCACGCGCCGGCAGTGGGTCACGCTCGGCCTCGGCGCCGTCGTGCTCGCCGCCCTCTGCGTGGCCGCCGCCTTCTGGCAGTGGCACCGGTACACGGCCCGCGAGACGCAGATCCACCTCGCCGAGCAGAACTACGGCGCCGACCCCGTGGCGGTCGGCGAGGTGCTGCCCGGCCCCGGCGCCGTGCTCGCCGAGGACGACCTGTGGCGGCCCGTCACGCTGACCGGCACGTACCGCGTCGAGGACACGGTGCTGCTGCGCAACCGCCCGGTCGCCTCGGCGCCCGGCTTCCACGTGCTGGTCCCGTTCGAGGACCGCTCCGGCATCGTCGTCGTCGTCGACCGCGGGTTCGTGCCCGACGGCGAGGACTCCGCCCGCCCCGACAGCGTGCCCGCTCCCCCGGCCGGCGAGGTCACGGTGACCGTCACGCTGCGCGCCGACGAGCCGGACGCGACGCGCGGGGCGCCCGCGCAGCAGGTGCAGGCGATCTCGACGGCGCAGGTCCTGGCCGCCGGCCCGTCCGGTGCCGCCTGGGCGCAGGGCCGCACGGTGGGCGCCTACGGGCAGCTCCGCAGCGAGGACCCGGCGCCCGAGCGGGCCCTCGGCGCGCTGCCCCTGCCCGACCTCGACCCCGGCTCGCACCTGTCGTACACGGTGCAGTGGGCCGTCTTCGCGACCGGGGCCCTCGGCGGGTACGTGCTGCTGTGGCGCCGCGAGACGCGCGGCTCCGCCCCGACGGCGGGCGACCTGCTGGTCGCCGCCGGGCAGAGCGACCGCGCGCCGCGCGACCTGCGTCGCCGCCCGCCGACGGACGAGGAGCTCGAGGACGCCCTCGTGGGCGAGGACTGA
- a CDS encoding GPGG-motif small membrane protein — MALILWIIAVILVVAGIVALFRREWLWGAVLVIVGLLVGPGGVSIFT; from the coding sequence ATGGCGCTCATCCTGTGGATCATCGCGGTCATCCTGGTCGTCGCTGGCATCGTCGCCCTGTTCCGACGCGAGTGGCTGTGGGGTGCGGTCCTCGTCATCGTCGGGCTCCTCGTCGGGCCGGGCGGGGTGAGCATCTTCACCTGA
- a CDS encoding ANTAR domain-containing protein, which yields MPSSFPDRRHETVPHPVGAEDVARVLGAGVPLLVGRIHVDLGSGRCTWSPEVEIMHGRRAGGPTLASLHSALHPDDQERVASAVVDSARRGRPFAAAHRVVDGSGRTHTLVVVSTRRARSGDAVEGAVVDVTPAQHEALARERSGVVSRAMVERAHVERALGALMVVGGVDDDEASRLLHDAARRAGVTSAEAAGQVLARLVPPTAERADVEEALGAVHEVARHDAALLARRRRAS from the coding sequence ATGCCCTCGTCCTTTCCTGACCGCCGGCACGAGACCGTACCCCACCCCGTGGGCGCCGAGGACGTCGCCCGGGTCCTGGGTGCAGGAGTGCCGCTGCTCGTCGGTCGCATCCACGTCGACCTCGGCTCGGGCCGGTGCACCTGGTCGCCCGAGGTCGAGATCATGCACGGCCGGCGCGCCGGCGGGCCCACGCTCGCGTCGCTGCACAGCGCCCTGCACCCCGACGACCAGGAGCGGGTCGCCTCCGCCGTCGTCGACTCCGCCCGGCGGGGACGGCCCTTCGCGGCCGCGCACCGCGTCGTCGACGGCAGCGGCCGCACGCACACGCTCGTCGTCGTGAGCACCCGCCGGGCACGCTCCGGCGACGCCGTCGAGGGCGCCGTCGTCGACGTCACCCCCGCCCAGCACGAGGCGCTCGCCCGCGAACGGTCCGGCGTCGTCTCGCGCGCCATGGTGGAGCGCGCCCACGTCGAGCGCGCGCTCGGCGCGCTCATGGTGGTCGGCGGCGTCGACGACGACGAGGCCTCCCGGCTGCTGCACGACGCCGCGCGCCGCGCGGGCGTCACGTCCGCCGAGGCCGCGGGCCAGGTGCTCGCCCGCCTCGTCCCGCCGACGGCGGAGCGCGCCGACGTCGAGGAAGCCCTCGGCGCGGTGCACGAGGTGGCCCGCCACGACGCGGCCCTGCTCGCGCGGCGCCGGCGCGCGTCCTGA
- a CDS encoding dihydrofolate reductase family protein: MGTIDIELFATLDLVAQAPGGPEEDPLGFEFGGWQAPLVGDVADDWVASAYEGTEALLLGRRTYEIFAAYWPRYEGHEASEIARLFNAVPKYVASRGRPTLDWDGSVRLGPDLAAAVRELREKHRKTKVVGSLNLVQSLLRYQLFDVLDLWVHPIVLGQGKKVFDGGAVPTNLTLLRPPAASEKGIVWLQYGLAEGVPATGDMDDRD, translated from the coding sequence ATGGGCACCATCGACATCGAGCTCTTCGCCACCCTCGACCTGGTGGCGCAGGCGCCCGGCGGGCCCGAGGAGGACCCGCTGGGATTCGAGTTCGGCGGCTGGCAGGCGCCGCTGGTCGGCGACGTCGCCGACGACTGGGTCGCGTCCGCCTACGAGGGCACCGAAGCCCTGCTGCTGGGCCGGCGCACCTACGAGATCTTCGCCGCGTACTGGCCGCGGTACGAGGGCCACGAGGCGTCGGAGATCGCGCGGCTGTTCAACGCGGTCCCGAAGTACGTCGCCTCGCGCGGGCGCCCGACCCTGGACTGGGACGGCTCGGTCAGGCTCGGCCCGGACCTCGCCGCCGCCGTGCGCGAGCTGCGCGAGAAGCACCGCAAGACCAAGGTGGTCGGGTCGCTCAACCTCGTCCAGTCGCTGCTGCGGTACCAGCTCTTCGACGTGCTCGACCTGTGGGTCCACCCCATCGTGCTCGGTCAGGGCAAGAAGGTGTTCGACGGCGGGGCGGTGCCCACCAACCTCACCCTGCTCCGCCCGCCCGCCGCGAGCGAGAAGGGCATCGTCTGGCTGCAGTACGGCCTGGCCGAGGGCGTCCCCGCGACGGGCGACATGGACGACCGAGACTAG
- a CDS encoding PAS and ANTAR domain-containing protein, with the protein MASTPHELHGALTGGLAYRTGEFRYDVGSDSWWWSDEVFRMHGFEPGEVVPTTAMILAHKHPEDRERVAGALASTSLHGGTFGSVHRILDATGAERVLGTIGEAHLSDDGSVVDITGHFVDVTGSVQRFAADEATRQIRAADAHRAVIDQATGVLVHHTGSTPGEAFDLLRETSMRTNVKLRDLARKVVDAAAAGDTEVLDTLTLLAGEA; encoded by the coding sequence ATGGCGAGCACGCCGCACGAGCTGCACGGTGCCCTCACGGGAGGGCTTGCCTACCGGACGGGCGAGTTCCGGTACGACGTCGGGTCGGACTCCTGGTGGTGGTCCGACGAGGTGTTCCGGATGCACGGGTTCGAACCCGGCGAGGTGGTGCCGACGACGGCGATGATCCTCGCCCACAAGCATCCGGAGGACCGCGAACGTGTGGCCGGAGCGCTGGCGAGCACGAGCCTGCACGGCGGCACGTTCGGGTCGGTGCACCGCATCCTCGACGCCACCGGTGCCGAGCGGGTGCTCGGGACGATCGGCGAGGCCCACCTCTCCGACGACGGGTCCGTCGTCGACATCACCGGCCACTTCGTGGACGTGACCGGGTCCGTGCAGCGGTTCGCCGCGGACGAGGCGACCCGGCAGATCCGGGCCGCCGATGCGCACCGCGCCGTCATCGACCAGGCGACGGGGGTGCTCGTGCACCACACCGGGTCGACGCCCGGCGAGGCGTTCGACCTGCTGCGCGAGACGTCGATGCGGACGAACGTCAAGCTGCGCGACCTCGCCCGGAAGGTCGTCGACGCGGCGGCAGCCGGGGACACCGAGGTGCTGGACACGCTCACGCTGCTCGCGGGCGAGGCGTAG
- a CDS encoding DUF6766 family protein, whose translation MSAPVPRRGWRTTLRENALSLMFAALFLGSLLGQALAGCARFNREQVDAGVAPVSLGRYVTSSAFGVDVLENWQSEFLQFLLFILATVWLVQRGSPESKPLGRAGRESDAQQQMGVHAGPAAPRAARARGWRRTLYAHSLGLAMGTVFLLSWAGQSVAGAVAYSQEQVRDGQDPVSWAEYVRLPDFWDRTLQNWQSEFLAVLAMVILTVYLRERGSPESKPVGAPHDSTGVEG comes from the coding sequence ATGAGCGCCCCCGTGCCGCGCCGCGGATGGCGCACCACCCTCCGCGAGAACGCCCTGTCGCTGATGTTCGCCGCGCTGTTCCTGGGCTCGCTGCTCGGGCAGGCCCTGGCCGGCTGCGCCCGCTTCAACCGCGAGCAGGTGGACGCGGGGGTCGCGCCCGTGAGCCTGGGACGGTACGTGACGTCGAGCGCGTTCGGCGTCGACGTCCTGGAGAACTGGCAGTCCGAGTTCCTCCAGTTCCTGCTGTTCATCCTGGCCACCGTGTGGCTCGTGCAGCGCGGCTCGCCCGAGTCGAAGCCGCTGGGTCGCGCAGGCCGCGAGTCGGACGCCCAGCAGCAGATGGGGGTGCACGCCGGCCCGGCCGCCCCGCGCGCGGCCCGGGCGCGCGGCTGGCGCCGCACGCTGTACGCGCACTCGCTGGGCCTCGCCATGGGCACGGTGTTCCTGCTGAGCTGGGCCGGGCAGTCCGTGGCCGGGGCCGTGGCCTACTCCCAGGAGCAGGTGCGCGACGGCCAGGACCCGGTGTCGTGGGCCGAGTACGTCCGCCTGCCCGACTTCTGGGACCGCACGCTGCAGAACTGGCAGTCCGAGTTCCTGGCCGTCCTGGCCATGGTGATTCTCACGGTCTACCTGCGCGAACGGGGGTCGCCGGAGTCCAAGCCCGTCGGCGCACCGCACGACAGCACCGGAGTCGAGGGGTAG
- a CDS encoding SDR family oxidoreductase yields MAHHDQFPPQQQEPPGLTGAMDPTPDHGEASYQGSGRLSGRRALITGGDSGIGRAAAIAFAREGADVAIGYLAVEQEDAEETARWVREAGRTACLLPGDLTDESFARGLAQQAADALGGLDVLVNNAGYQMARGTSIDTLDSADVDRVIRTNLYALLWVTQGALRHLPRGGAIVNISSIQAYEPSGTLVDYASTKAAINNVTVNLAGELGARGIRVNAVAPGPVWTPLQPATQDAEHLTEFGANVPLGRAGQPAEVAPAIVFLASERDASYVSGTVLGVTGGRPVF; encoded by the coding sequence ATGGCACACCACGACCAGTTCCCGCCGCAGCAGCAGGAGCCGCCGGGCCTGACCGGCGCCATGGACCCGACGCCGGACCACGGCGAGGCGAGCTACCAGGGATCCGGCCGCCTGTCCGGGCGGCGTGCCCTCATCACGGGCGGCGACTCCGGCATCGGCCGCGCCGCCGCGATCGCGTTCGCGCGCGAGGGCGCCGACGTCGCGATCGGCTACCTCGCCGTGGAGCAGGAGGATGCCGAGGAGACCGCCCGGTGGGTGCGCGAGGCCGGGCGCACCGCGTGCCTGCTGCCCGGCGACCTCACCGACGAGTCCTTCGCCCGCGGCCTGGCGCAGCAGGCAGCCGACGCGCTCGGCGGCCTCGACGTCCTCGTCAACAACGCCGGCTACCAGATGGCCCGCGGCACCTCGATCGACACGCTGGACAGCGCGGACGTCGACCGGGTCATCCGCACGAACCTGTACGCGCTGCTCTGGGTGACCCAGGGCGCGCTGCGCCACCTGCCGCGCGGCGGCGCCATCGTCAACATCTCCTCGATCCAGGCGTACGAGCCGTCGGGCACGCTGGTCGACTACGCCTCGACGAAGGCGGCGATCAACAACGTCACCGTCAACCTCGCGGGCGAGCTCGGCGCGCGCGGCATCCGCGTGAACGCCGTCGCGCCGGGCCCCGTCTGGACACCGCTCCAGCCGGCGACGCAGGACGCGGAGCACCTGACCGAGTTCGGCGCGAACGTGCCGCTGGGGCGCGCCGGCCAGCCCGCCGAGGTGGCGCCCGCGATCGTGTTCCTCGCGTCCGAGCGCGACGCGAGCTACGTCTCCGGGACCGTGCTCGGAGTCACCGGCGGGCGGCCTGTTTTCTAA
- a CDS encoding winged helix DNA-binding domain-containing protein: MKSSLVAYRLRAQRLAGDPLPDGAAAVGHLGAVQSQLHDMALWALSGRTGRTRAELAAEFDAGAFVRTHVLRPTWHHVLATDLPDLLALTAERVRRTMDTGANPSGLTPAERHAAADVAVAAVRAEGPVTRAEVTARLVEAGLAGPGGAWTSVPLAFVLLEAELRGAVGSGPMRGKQHTYRPLDLPPSSRTPDERLARLATTYVRGHGPARPEDLAWWASLPITVARRAFAQAGLRPVTLAGVDLFTLDDGEPAADDVPAAMLLANYDELISYRRDPGDWGAQGTDAVLRAQGLVLLDGALAGSWTRAETAKGVTVAVTAPGRPTRRVRAALEAEAERYGRFVGAPATLAYASGG, translated from the coding sequence GTGAAGTCCTCCCTGGTCGCGTACCGGCTGCGGGCGCAGCGCCTGGCCGGCGACCCGCTGCCCGACGGCGCGGCCGCGGTCGGGCACCTCGGCGCCGTGCAGTCTCAGCTGCACGACATGGCGCTGTGGGCGCTGTCCGGACGCACCGGGCGGACGCGCGCGGAGCTCGCCGCGGAGTTCGACGCCGGGGCGTTCGTGCGCACGCACGTGCTGCGCCCGACGTGGCACCACGTCCTCGCCACGGACCTGCCCGACCTCCTCGCGCTCACCGCCGAGCGTGTGCGCCGCACGATGGACACCGGCGCCAACCCCTCGGGGCTCACCCCGGCAGAGCGTCATGCGGCGGCCGACGTCGCCGTCGCCGCCGTCCGTGCGGAGGGTCCGGTGACCCGGGCGGAGGTGACGGCCCGCCTGGTCGAGGCCGGACTCGCCGGGCCGGGCGGGGCGTGGACCTCCGTGCCGCTCGCCTTCGTGCTGCTGGAGGCCGAGCTGCGCGGAGCCGTCGGCTCCGGGCCGATGCGCGGCAAGCAGCACACCTACCGGCCGCTGGACCTTCCGCCGTCCTCGCGCACGCCCGACGAGCGCCTCGCACGGCTCGCGACCACGTACGTGCGCGGGCACGGCCCGGCACGCCCCGAGGACCTGGCGTGGTGGGCGTCGCTGCCGATCACCGTCGCACGCCGCGCCTTCGCGCAGGCAGGGCTGCGCCCGGTCACGCTCGCCGGCGTCGACCTGTTCACGCTCGACGACGGCGAACCGGCCGCGGACGACGTGCCCGCCGCGATGCTGCTCGCCAACTACGACGAGCTCATCAGCTACCGTCGCGACCCCGGTGACTGGGGCGCGCAGGGCACCGACGCCGTGCTGCGAGCCCAGGGGCTCGTGCTTCTCGACGGCGCGCTGGCCGGGTCGTGGACCCGCGCCGAGACGGCGAAGGGCGTGACGGTCGCGGTGACGGCTCCGGGACGGCCGACGCGCCGGGTGCGCGCCGCCCTCGAGGCGGAGGCGGAGCGCTACGGCCGGTTCGTCGGCGCGCCGGCGACCCTCGCCTACGCGTCCGGCGGCTGA
- a CDS encoding FHA domain-containing protein: MPDLDTPDVNEPRPGTTHAAYGAGNPRLMLGNDGWMWEGERQRFFPITREVTTIGSAPDADLRLEGIAAAHAEIRHDERDDYVLHLNHPGTAPTAAGGHNVDTPGDQPLHAGATFTVGEWTLTFERDEFADHGRPFGGREGGEGSDQPPQPARPDYRHAHEATAGQEAADDANVDRPQGDLAKDEQAVGE; the protein is encoded by the coding sequence ATGCCCGATCTCGACACGCCCGATGTCAACGAACCCCGACCGGGGACCACGCACGCCGCCTACGGCGCCGGGAACCCGCGCCTGATGCTCGGCAACGACGGCTGGATGTGGGAAGGCGAGCGGCAGCGGTTCTTCCCGATCACCCGCGAGGTCACCACGATCGGCTCCGCCCCCGACGCCGACCTGCGCCTCGAGGGCATCGCCGCGGCCCACGCGGAGATCCGCCACGACGAGCGGGACGACTACGTGCTGCACCTGAACCACCCGGGGACGGCGCCCACGGCCGCGGGCGGCCACAACGTCGACACGCCCGGCGACCAGCCCCTGCACGCGGGCGCCACGTTCACCGTGGGGGAGTGGACGCTGACGTTCGAGCGCGACGAGTTCGCCGACCACGGCCGCCCCTTCGGGGGGCGCGAGGGCGGCGAGGGCTCGGACCAGCCGCCCCAGCCGGCCCGCCCCGACTACCGCCACGCCCACGAGGCGACAGCCGGGCAGGAGGCGGCGGACGACGCGAACGTCGACCGCCCGCAGGGCGACCTCGCGAAGGACGAGCAGGCCGTCGGAGAGTGA
- the ypfJ gene encoding KPN_02809 family neutral zinc metallopeptidase — MTFTEGGKFEGGRVRKGGGGSRRTGAIAGGGIGAILVALLAMFFGNGGSLGVLTNALTGDGGQVQEPQGEGGFVGDCTAAQANTDLECELSATVQSLDAYWQEALPQQAGVQYTLPEVESFDASTSTACGPATADTGPFYCPPDQTIYIDVSFYQELVSRFGSSGGPLAREYVVAHEMGHHIENLVGAMDEAQRGGTGAESDSVRIELQADCYAGMWAAHASTTVDPDTGVVFLNPPTEQDLQDAVSAAQAVGDDHIQAASTGRVNPDLFTHGTSKQRVEWFARGYNGGTLQTCDALHATRL; from the coding sequence ATGACGTTCACCGAGGGCGGGAAGTTCGAGGGAGGCCGCGTCCGCAAGGGCGGCGGCGGGAGCCGGCGGACCGGTGCGATCGCGGGAGGCGGCATCGGCGCCATCCTGGTCGCGCTCCTGGCCATGTTCTTCGGGAACGGCGGGTCGCTGGGCGTGCTCACCAACGCACTGACGGGTGACGGCGGGCAGGTGCAGGAGCCGCAGGGCGAGGGCGGCTTCGTCGGCGACTGCACCGCCGCGCAGGCCAACACCGACCTCGAGTGCGAGCTCTCCGCGACGGTGCAGTCCCTCGACGCGTACTGGCAGGAGGCGCTGCCGCAGCAGGCCGGGGTCCAGTACACGCTGCCCGAGGTGGAGAGCTTCGACGCCTCGACGAGCACCGCCTGCGGCCCGGCGACGGCGGACACCGGGCCGTTCTACTGCCCGCCCGACCAGACCATCTACATCGACGTGTCGTTCTACCAGGAGCTCGTCTCCCGCTTCGGCTCGTCGGGCGGCCCGCTCGCGCGCGAGTACGTCGTCGCGCACGAGATGGGGCACCACATCGAGAACCTCGTCGGCGCGATGGACGAGGCGCAGCGCGGCGGCACGGGCGCCGAGTCCGACTCGGTGCGCATCGAGCTCCAGGCCGACTGCTACGCCGGCATGTGGGCCGCGCACGCGTCGACGACGGTGGACCCGGACACGGGCGTCGTCTTCCTGAACCCGCCCACGGAGCAGGACCTCCAGGACGCCGTCTCGGCCGCGCAGGCCGTCGGCGACGACCACATCCAGGCGGCGTCGACGGGTCGCGTCAACCCGGACCTGTTCACGCACGGCACCTCGAAGCAGCGCGTCGAGTGGTTCGCGCGCGGCTACAACGGCGGCACGCTCCAGACGTGCGACGCGCTGCACGCAACCCGGCTCTGA
- a CDS encoding ABC-F family ATP-binding cassette domain-containing protein — MITAHAVELRIGARVLLNQATFRIAPGDRIGLVGRNGAGKTTLTKTLAGETQPTGGQITRSTDVGYLPQDPRTGDLDTIAMDRVLSARGLDYLVRAMAETEARMSSEDMDVMAAALERYPKLEARFVAAGGYAAESEAHRITSNLGLDERILSQPLQTLSGGQRRRVELARILFSGVDTLLLDEPTNHLDADSIIWLRDYLKTYPGGFVVISHSVELLRDTVNKVWHLDANRGELDQYNLGWDKYLEQREQDEKRRRRERANAEKKASALMAQAEKMRAKATKAVAAQNMIRRAETMMGGLEGVRQADRVAKLRFPKPAPSGKTPLTGKDLSKSYGSLEVFTGVDLAIDRGSRVVILGLNGAGKTTMLRLLAGVEQPDTGEVLPGHGLKLGYYAQEHDMLDMDVTVVENLRHAAPDLTDTEVRSVLGSFLFSGDDADKPTHVLSGGEKTRLALATLVVSSANVLLLDEPTNNLDPASRAEILGALHTYEGAIVMVTHDDGAVDALNPERVLLLPDGDEDLWNEGYRELVSLA; from the coding sequence GTGATCACCGCTCACGCCGTCGAGCTCCGCATCGGCGCCCGCGTCCTGCTCAACCAGGCGACCTTCCGCATCGCTCCCGGCGACCGCATCGGCCTCGTGGGCCGCAACGGCGCCGGCAAGACGACGCTCACCAAGACCCTGGCGGGCGAGACCCAGCCGACGGGCGGCCAGATCACGCGCTCGACCGACGTCGGCTACCTGCCGCAGGACCCGCGCACGGGCGACCTCGACACCATCGCGATGGACCGCGTGCTCTCGGCCCGCGGCCTGGACTACCTGGTGCGCGCGATGGCGGAGACCGAGGCTCGCATGAGCTCGGAGGACATGGACGTCATGGCCGCCGCGCTGGAGCGCTACCCCAAGCTCGAGGCGCGGTTCGTGGCCGCCGGCGGGTACGCCGCCGAGTCGGAGGCGCACCGCATCACGTCGAACCTGGGTCTGGACGAGCGGATCCTCTCGCAGCCGCTCCAGACGCTCTCCGGCGGTCAGCGCCGCCGCGTCGAGCTGGCCCGCATCCTGTTCAGCGGCGTCGACACGCTGCTGCTCGACGAGCCGACCAACCACCTCGACGCCGACTCGATCATCTGGCTGCGGGACTACCTCAAGACGTACCCGGGCGGGTTCGTGGTCATCTCGCACTCCGTGGAGCTGCTGCGCGACACGGTCAACAAGGTGTGGCACCTCGACGCCAACCGCGGCGAGCTCGACCAGTACAACCTGGGCTGGGACAAGTACCTCGAGCAGCGCGAGCAGGACGAGAAGCGCCGCCGCCGCGAGCGCGCCAACGCGGAGAAGAAGGCGTCGGCGCTCATGGCGCAGGCCGAGAAGATGCGCGCCAAGGCCACCAAGGCGGTCGCGGCGCAGAACATGATCCGTCGCGCCGAGACCATGATGGGCGGCCTGGAGGGCGTGCGTCAGGCGGACCGGGTGGCGAAGCTGCGCTTCCCGAAGCCGGCGCCGTCGGGCAAGACGCCGCTCACGGGCAAGGACCTGTCGAAGTCGTACGGCTCGCTCGAGGTGTTCACGGGCGTGGACCTGGCGATCGACCGCGGCTCGCGCGTCGTCATCCTGGGCCTCAACGGCGCGGGCAAGACGACGATGCTGCGCCTGCTGGCGGGCGTCGAGCAGCCCGACACGGGCGAGGTGCTGCCCGGGCACGGGCTCAAGCTGGGCTACTACGCCCAGGAGCACGACATGCTCGACATGGACGTCACCGTCGTCGAGAACCTGCGCCACGCGGCCCCGGACCTCACGGACACCGAGGTGCGCTCCGTCCTCGGCTCGTTCCTGTTCTCGGGCGACGACGCCGACAAGCCCACGCACGTGCTCTCGGGCGGCGAGAAGACGCGCCTCGCGCTGGCCACCCTCGTGGTGTCGTCGGCGAACGTGCTGCTGCTCGACGAGCCGACCAACAACCTCGACCCGGCGTCGCGCGCCGAGATCCTGGGCGCGCTGCACACCTACGAGGGCGCGATCGTCATGGTCACGCACGACGACGGCGCGGTCGACGCGCTCAACCCGGAGCGCGTGCTGCTGCTCCCCGACGGCGACGAGGACCTCTGGAACGAGGGCTACCGGGAGCTGGTCTCCCTCGCCTGA